A window of Sporanaerobacter acetigenes DSM 13106 contains these coding sequences:
- a CDS encoding PHP domain-containing protein — protein sequence MNWVSNMDYSIDLHIHSALSPCASRDMTPNNIVNMAYIKKLDIISITDHNTMENIESIMKLGEDKNILVIPGIEVTTKEEVHVLCFFEDVKDGLKFSRRIYDSLPYIKNKEKFFEEQLILDVKDEIVGKLDKLLISRCSYTIDEVNKFASLNNGVMVPAHVNRMSYSIISTLGFIPEELQIATIEISSQGDLRKMQKFIDLSRYKKIVNSDAHDLYNISEAENFIEIDKLTREEVIKYLKEKKR from the coding sequence ATGAACTGGGTATCTAATATGGATTATAGCATAGATCTTCACATACATTCAGCCTTGTCTCCTTGTGCATCTCGTGATATGACTCCCAACAATATTGTAAATATGGCCTATATAAAAAAACTTGATATTATATCTATTACAGATCACAATACAATGGAAAACATAGAAAGTATCATGAAATTAGGTGAAGATAAAAACATACTTGTTATTCCAGGAATTGAAGTGACCACAAAGGAAGAAGTGCACGTTCTTTGTTTTTTTGAAGACGTGAAAGATGGATTAAAATTTTCTCGAAGGATTTATGATAGCTTACCTTATATAAAAAACAAAGAAAAGTTTTTTGAAGAGCAACTGATACTTGATGTTAAAGATGAAATTGTAGGCAAATTGGACAAATTACTTATAAGTAGATGTTCATATACTATTGATGAAGTAAACAAATTTGCAAGTTTGAATAATGGAGTTATGGTACCTGCTCATGTAAATAGAATGTCTTATAGTATCATATCTACTCTTGGTTTTATACCAGAAGAACTTCAAATTGCAACTATTGAAATATCTTCTCAAGGAGATTTGCGAAAAATGCAAAAATTCATAGATTTGTCCAGGTATAAAAAGATTGTAAATTCAGATGCTCATGATTTATATAATATCAGTGAGGCTGAAAATTTTATTGAGATAGATAAATTGACAAGAGAAGAAGTGATAAAATATTTAAAAGAAAAAAAGAGGTAG
- a CDS encoding DRTGG domain-containing protein has product MKLKKIKESLNLEVIAGYSEEDKEVEGAYIGDLLSVVMSSANENNIWITIQTHLNIIAVATLVGTSCIIVAEGMEIDEETIKKANEINMPLFRSNLSSYEIACKLNELGI; this is encoded by the coding sequence ATGAAATTAAAAAAAATAAAAGAAAGTTTAAATTTAGAGGTAATTGCTGGATACAGTGAAGAAGACAAGGAAGTTGAAGGCGCATATATAGGGGATTTGCTGAGTGTAGTCATGTCTAGTGCAAATGAAAACAATATTTGGATAACTATACAAACTCATTTAAATATCATAGCAGTGGCTACTCTTGTTGGTACTTCATGTATCATTGTAGCAGAAGGTATGGAAATAGACGAGGAAACCATAAAAAAAGCCAATGAAATAAATATGCCACTATTTAGAAGCAATTTAAGTAGTTATGAAATAGCTTGTAAATTAAATGAACTGGGTATCTAA
- a CDS encoding [Fe-Fe] hydrogenase large subunit C-terminal domain-containing protein — translation MKKYIHSVLLNEDKCIGCTHCMRRCPTEAIRVRNKKAHIIKERCVDCGECIRVCPSHAQDSITDSLDKLKEFKYNIAIPGITLYGQFSSKTDMNKVYEGIKMLGFDDVFDEGIAADILSVTIKNMIKNDNLPKPIISSFCPAVLRLIQVRFSSLIDNIITVESAMEVAGRIAKDMAMKKYGYEKEEVGVFYLTPCPAKVTSIKNPIGIKDSSLDGAIAINKIYGEIVKKMKGVKNTHEYERATPGGIGWARVGGQSYSIDVDNYIAVDGIENVMNILEEIELGKLDGVVFFEGLACVGGCVGGPLNVENPFIAKSIIRELSTKATEKEYKSSIYTEDEHIDYYLKNEFINWTENIEPKGILTLDDDIQKAIEKLEMIEEILDFLPGLDCGSCGAPTCRALAEDVVRGFANIEDCIFK, via the coding sequence ATGAAAAAATATATTCATTCGGTATTGTTGAATGAAGATAAGTGTATAGGTTGCACTCATTGCATGAGACGTTGTCCTACAGAAGCTATAAGGGTTAGAAACAAAAAAGCTCACATCATCAAAGAAAGATGTGTTGACTGTGGAGAATGTATAAGAGTATGTCCCAGTCATGCTCAAGATTCAATAACAGACAGTTTGGATAAATTAAAAGAGTTCAAGTACAATATTGCTATTCCTGGGATTACACTATATGGACAATTTAGTTCGAAAACAGATATGAACAAAGTATATGAAGGCATAAAAATGCTAGGATTTGATGATGTCTTTGATGAAGGAATAGCGGCTGATATACTTTCCGTAACAATAAAGAATATGATAAAAAACGACAATTTGCCTAAACCCATTATTTCTTCTTTTTGTCCAGCGGTTTTAAGGCTTATACAGGTAAGATTTTCTTCTCTTATTGACAATATAATAACTGTAGAATCAGCTATGGAAGTCGCTGGAAGGATAGCAAAAGATATGGCTATGAAGAAATATGGATATGAAAAAGAAGAAGTTGGTGTTTTTTATTTGACACCTTGTCCAGCAAAAGTGACTAGTATAAAAAATCCCATAGGAATAAAGGATTCTTCTTTGGATGGTGCTATAGCTATAAATAAAATTTATGGGGAAATAGTTAAAAAAATGAAGGGTGTGAAAAATACTCATGAGTATGAAAGAGCTACTCCAGGTGGTATAGGCTGGGCTCGAGTTGGCGGCCAAAGTTATTCCATTGATGTGGACAATTATATTGCAGTAGATGGTATAGAAAATGTCATGAATATTTTAGAGGAAATAGAGTTGGGAAAATTGGATGGAGTAGTGTTTTTTGAAGGGCTTGCCTGTGTAGGGGGATGTGTAGGAGGTCCTCTAAATGTGGAAAATCCTTTTATAGCTAAAAGTATTATAAGAGAGTTGTCAACCAAAGCTACGGAAAAAGAATATAAATCATCAATATATACAGAAGATGAGCATATAGACTATTATTTAAAAAATGAATTTATAAATTGGACGGAAAATATTGAGCCTAAAGGAATATTAACTCTTGATGATGATATACAAAAAGCCATTGAAAAACTTGAAATGATAGAAGAAATATTAGATTTTCTTCCAGGTCTGGACTGTGGGTCTTGCGGTGCTCCTACATGTAGAGCTTTGGCAGAAGATGTAGTGAGAGGATTTGCCAATATAGAAGATTGTATTTTTAAATAG
- a CDS encoding ATP-binding protein has protein sequence MSHSIIKLEYEILENDFSRAGEASSNMKKMLTHLGINSKIIRKAAIVTYEAEMNIVIHSKGGKIFVTVSPECIEVLAKDKGPGIKDLDLAMQEGYSTAPNDIRELGFGAGMGLPNMKKFCDDFQILSSEGNETCVNMKICLK, from the coding sequence ATGAGTCATAGTATTATTAAATTAGAATATGAAATATTGGAAAACGATTTTTCTAGGGCAGGTGAAGCATCTAGCAATATGAAAAAAATGCTTACTCATTTAGGCATAAATTCTAAAATAATTAGAAAAGCTGCTATAGTTACTTATGAAGCGGAGATGAATATTGTTATTCATTCAAAGGGAGGTAAGATTTTTGTGACAGTATCTCCAGAATGTATTGAGGTTTTAGCTAAAGATAAGGGCCCTGGAATCAAGGATTTAGATTTAGCGATGCAAGAAGGATATTCTACAGCACCTAATGATATAAGAGAACTAGGATTTGGGGCAGGTATGGGTTTACCCAATATGAAAAAATTTTGCGATGATTTTCAGATATTATCTAGTGAGGGGAATGAAACATGTGTCAATATGAAGATTTGTTTAAAATAA
- a CDS encoding DRTGG domain-containing protein, translated as MKLREIQEILEAKVIVGEEYLDKEVLYAFSSDLMSDVLAYVNEDTVLLTGLNNPQVIRTAEMMDLPAIVFVRGKFPSSDLIELAKNNKLTVLFTTDTMYTASGKLYKSGLEGIKIKEGSIEK; from the coding sequence TTGAAATTAAGAGAAATTCAAGAGATATTGGAGGCAAAGGTTATAGTTGGAGAAGAATATCTAGACAAAGAGGTTTTATATGCTTTTAGTTCAGACTTAATGAGTGATGTGTTGGCTTATGTGAACGAGGATACTGTACTGCTTACGGGTCTTAATAATCCGCAAGTTATAAGAACTGCTGAAATGATGGATTTACCTGCCATAGTTTTTGTAAGAGGCAAGTTTCCTAGTAGTGATTTAATTGAGTTAGCTAAAAACAATAAATTAACTGTATTGTTTACTACGGATACCATGTATACAGCATCTGGGAAACTTTATAAAAGTGGCTTAGAAGGTATAAAAATAAAGGAAGGATCGATAGAAAAATGA
- the dinB gene encoding DNA polymerase IV — translation MNSSTIIHVDMDAFFASVEQRDDKKLKNKPVIVGGSLENRGVVSTASYEARKYGVHSAMSIAMAKKLCPEAIFLPVNMKKYKEVSRSINDIFRRYSHTIEPVSIDEAFIDITGKEPLSTAMNIKRNIKDELDLTASVGISVNKLLAKIASDTKKPNGLTIIKEEEAVAFLKPLSLRKLWGIGPKTERELNKLGIYTIGDLQNYDVNVLIDKFGKRGEELFEFSMGIDNRPVEMNIASQSIGEEETFVKDTLDMEFMYAKLQEYSLNISYKLEHKGFLARTITVKLKYEDFSTETRSITLNIPTDEYETIYEISLFIFRNKFSLNKRIRLLGITVSNFIYPNDPLQLSLL, via the coding sequence ATGAATAGTAGTACTATCATTCATGTGGATATGGATGCGTTTTTTGCTTCGGTAGAACAAAGAGATGACAAGAAACTTAAAAATAAGCCTGTGATTGTGGGAGGTAGTTTGGAAAATAGAGGGGTAGTCTCTACTGCTTCTTATGAGGCGAGAAAATATGGGGTTCATTCTGCTATGTCTATAGCTATGGCGAAAAAACTCTGCCCAGAAGCGATATTTCTTCCGGTAAATATGAAAAAATATAAAGAAGTTTCAAGAAGCATAAATGATATATTTAGAAGATATAGTCATACAATAGAACCTGTTTCTATAGATGAAGCTTTTATTGATATAACGGGGAAAGAACCTTTAAGTACAGCAATGAATATAAAAAGAAATATAAAGGATGAATTGGATTTGACAGCTTCTGTAGGGATATCCGTAAATAAACTTTTGGCGAAAATTGCATCTGATACAAAAAAGCCAAATGGTTTGACTATCATTAAGGAAGAAGAAGCAGTAGCTTTTTTAAAGCCACTTTCTTTGAGAAAATTGTGGGGAATAGGGCCCAAAACAGAAAGGGAACTGAACAAATTGGGGATATACACCATAGGAGATCTTCAAAATTATGATGTAAACGTATTGATTGATAAATTTGGCAAGAGAGGAGAGGAACTTTTTGAGTTTTCTATGGGAATTGATAATAGACCCGTAGAAATGAATATTGCTAGTCAATCAATTGGTGAGGAAGAAACTTTTGTTAAAGATACTTTAGATATGGAGTTTATGTACGCAAAGTTGCAAGAATATTCGCTAAACATTTCCTACAAATTGGAGCACAAAGGTTTCTTGGCAAGAACCATAACTGTAAAGCTTAAGTATGAGGATTTTTCAACTGAAACTAGGAGCATTACATTGAATATTCCTACAGATGAATATGAAACTATATATGAAATAAGTCTTTTTATATTTAGAAATAAGTTTTCACTAAATAAAAGGATTAGACTGCTGGGAATTACAGTTTCAAATTTTATTTATCCAAATGATCCGCTTCAATTAAGTTTACTATAA
- a CDS encoding YdcF family protein: MKKITLKTITTLALIVLVSFFIVEVLMIVEGSRKTVDKVDYVIVLGARLYGEKPSPALLERLKFAKEYLSENKDVKVIVSGGQGMDEDISEAQAMKKYLVDNGIDKDSVIIEDKSTSTFENLQFSLEKIKQLDDKENVKVLLATNKYHIFRAKFLAKRLGMIPYGLPAKTPISIVVPQYIREYFAVIKSIFFDK, translated from the coding sequence ATGAAGAAAATAACACTTAAAACAATAACTACTTTGGCATTAATAGTATTGGTATCTTTTTTTATTGTTGAAGTCTTGATGATTGTTGAAGGAAGTAGGAAAACAGTAGATAAGGTTGATTATGTTATAGTTTTGGGAGCTAGACTTTATGGAGAAAAACCTTCACCGGCACTATTGGAAAGACTTAAATTTGCAAAAGAGTATTTAAGTGAAAATAAAGACGTAAAAGTAATAGTATCAGGTGGACAAGGTATGGATGAGGATATATCAGAGGCACAGGCAATGAAAAAATACTTAGTAGACAATGGAATTGACAAAGATAGTGTAATCATTGAAGATAAATCTACTTCTACTTTTGAGAACCTACAATTTAGCTTGGAAAAAATTAAGCAATTAGATGATAAAGAAAATGTAAAAGTTTTACTTGCTACCAACAAATATCATATATTTAGAGCAAAGTTCTTGGCTAAAAGATTGGGTATGATTCCCTATGGATTGCCTGCAAAGACCCCCATATCAATTGTTGTTCCACAATATATAAGAGAGTATTTTGCAGTGATAAAGTCAATCTTTTTTGATAAGTGA